The proteins below come from a single Acinonyx jubatus isolate Ajub_Pintada_27869175 chromosome A1, VMU_Ajub_asm_v1.0, whole genome shotgun sequence genomic window:
- the LOC106985210 gene encoding LOW QUALITY PROTEIN: uncharacterized protein LOC106985210 (The sequence of the model RefSeq protein was modified relative to this genomic sequence to represent the inferred CDS: inserted 2 bases in 1 codon), with the protein MVTEARTLISVFVAPVATLISTSEEIRASICYLHKLLAVPEAHSLPSNQIPVTWRLHLNTDTINSAACARHTHLGFCDCTARVPVPGPRPPAPSPAHSRPSYLHSSRLLAFLRTPPAPSRPPCDAPAAPTRASAPPLEPLCPRCLSPGVPTAALPHPHPRAARPSRILPTPPKKGSKKAVTKAQKKEXSRKESYSIYVYKVLKQVHPNTGISSKIMGLMNSFVNIFEHIASEAPASTVTSCEVQTAVRLLLPGELAKHAVSEGTKAVTKYTSSK; encoded by the exons ATGGTTACAGAGGCCAG gaccctgatctcGGTGTTTGTTGCGCCGGTCGCAACACTgatcagcactagtgag GAAATAAGAGCCAGCATCTGCTATTTACATAAACTCCTAGCGGTCCCAGAGGCTCACAGCCTGCCGTCCAATCAGATTCCCGTGACTTGGAGGCTTCATTTGAATACGGACACAATAAATAGCGCTGCCTGCGCTCGGCACACTCATCTCGGTTTCTGCGACTGCACCGCCCGGGTTCCGGTGCCCGGTCCGCGGCCCCCTGCCCCTTCGCCCGCACACTCGCGCCCCAGCTACCTCCACTCTAGCCGCCTCCTGGCGTTCCTGCGTACCCCGCCAGCCCCGAGCCGGCCTCCCTGCgacgcccccgccgcccccacccggGCATCCGCGCCCCCCTTGGAGCCCCTGTGCCCGCGCTGCCTGAGCCCCGGAGTCCCCACCGCCGcgttgccccacccccacccccgcgctgCCCGGCCAAGCCGGATCCTTCCCACTCCGCCCAAGAAGGGCTCCAAGAAGGCCGTCACCAAAGCGCAGAAGAAAGA CAGCCGCAAGGAGAGCTACTCCATCTACGTGTACAAGGTGCTGAAGCAGGTGCACCCCAACACCGGCATCTCGTCTAAGATCATGGGCCTCATGAACTCGTTTGTCAACATCTTCGAGCACATCGCCAGCGAGGCCCCTGCCTCGACCGTCACGTCCTGCGAGGTGCAGACGGCCGTGCGCCTGCTGCTGCCGGGCGAACTGGCCAAGCACGCTGTGTCTGAGGGCACCAAGGCCGTCACCAAGTACACCAGCTCCAAGTGA
- the LOC106985218 gene encoding histone H2B type 3-B, translating to MPDPSKSAPAPKKGSKKAVTKAQKKDGKKRKRSRKESYSIYVYKVLKQVHPDTGISSKAMGIMNSFVNDIFERIASEASRLAHYNKRSTITSREVQTAVRLLLPGELAKHAVSEGTKAVTKYTSSK from the coding sequence ATGCCTGATCCGTCTAAATCGGCACCCGCGCCCAAGAAGGGCTCCAAGAAGGCCGTCACCAAAGCGCAAAAGAAGGACGGCAAGAAGCGCAAGCGCAGCCGCAAGGAGAGCTACTCCATCTACGTGTACAAGGTGCTGAAGCAGGTGCACCCCGACACCGGCATCTCGTCCAAGGCCATGGGCATCATGAACTCGTTTGTCAACGACATCTTCGAGCGCATCGCCAGCGAGGCCTCCCGCCTGGCGCATTACAACAAGCGTTCTACCATCACGTCCCGCGAGGTGCAGACGGCGGTGCGCCTGCTGCTGCCGGGCGAACTGGCCAAGCACGCTGTGTCTGAAGGCACCAAGGCCGTCACCAAGTACACCAGCTCCAAGTGA